A window of Fictibacillus halophilus contains these coding sequences:
- the gcvH gene encoding glycine cleavage system protein GcvH has product MEFPKELRYSEEHEWTKTEEGNKVRIGITAFAQDELGDIVFVELPEVGDELTADEPFGSVESVKTVSELYAPVSGKVVEVNADLDDSPELVNESPYEKAWMVVVELSDASEVEKLMTAEQYEELIKED; this is encoded by the coding sequence ATGGAATTTCCAAAAGAATTACGCTATTCAGAAGAGCACGAGTGGACTAAAACAGAAGAAGGCAATAAAGTTCGTATCGGTATTACGGCTTTTGCACAAGACGAACTAGGAGATATCGTATTCGTTGAACTTCCTGAAGTTGGAGATGAACTTACTGCGGACGAGCCTTTCGGGAGCGTAGAATCTGTTAAGACTGTTTCTGAATTATATGCGCCTGTCTCTGGAAAAGTTGTAGAAGTAAATGCAGACCTTGATGATAGCCCTGAACTTGTTAACGAGTCTCCATATGAAAAAGCTTGGATGGTTGTTGTAGAACTTTCAGATGCTTCTGAGGTTGAAAAATTAATGACTGCTGAACAATACGAAGAATTAATCAAAGAAGATTAA
- the sigI gene encoding RNA polymerase sigma-I factor, producing MASLNLNAVFPIAKNKLSSNKLTSIEDKVLTIQERDDEKLRNELIGDYQPFIKKVTSKVCSQYIDRTMDEFSVGLFAFNEAIDQYQEGQGSRFLSFADMVIRRRVIDYIRKEVRQNRLIFLQPDEEDEEGRLEESYAEQKAAMDHFEDQIQVENRVYEIEEYQKLLKTFGLNFKVLSKHCPKHVDARENAKEIARLLAENEELAAFLKEKKQLPIKDLLNMVSCSRKTIERNRKYIIAVSLIYLGDFQALKSYIQP from the coding sequence ATGGCATCTTTAAATTTAAATGCAGTATTTCCGATTGCAAAGAATAAATTATCGAGCAATAAATTAACGAGCATAGAAGATAAAGTTCTAACGATCCAAGAAAGAGACGATGAGAAGCTTAGAAATGAACTTATTGGTGATTACCAACCATTCATTAAAAAAGTCACATCGAAAGTATGCAGTCAATATATAGATCGTACAATGGACGAGTTTAGTGTAGGTCTTTTTGCCTTCAACGAAGCGATTGATCAGTATCAGGAAGGTCAAGGTAGCCGTTTCTTATCTTTCGCTGATATGGTTATTAGACGCAGAGTCATTGATTATATTCGTAAAGAAGTCCGTCAGAACAGACTCATCTTCTTACAGCCTGATGAAGAAGATGAAGAAGGTCGCTTGGAAGAAAGTTATGCAGAGCAAAAAGCTGCGATGGATCATTTCGAAGACCAGATTCAAGTAGAGAATCGCGTCTATGAGATTGAAGAATACCAAAAGTTATTAAAAACATTCGGCTTGAACTTTAAAGTATTAAGCAAGCATTGTCCAAAACATGTGGATGCACGTGAGAATGCGAAAGAAATTGCTCGTCTGTTAGCTGAGAATGAAGAACTTGCCGCATTTTTAAAAGAAAAAAAGCAATTACCAATAAAAGATTTATTAAATATGGTATCCTGTAGTCGTAAAACCATAGAGAGAAATCGAAAGTATATAATAGCAGTTTCACTTATATATTTAGGCGATTTTCAAGCGCTGAAATCATACATTCAGCCATAA
- a CDS encoding anti-sigma-I factor RsgI family protein, which yields MKNGSGIVIEVQNKKATLLMKDGTFVTVRVPAGKRPLVGNEYQASYFFSKKRSLFVLPSISFSVAALIAFLVISSLMPNSSHSAAAAYVSFDINPSLEVGVDDEMRVVEMDAFNDEAKKIIKKYNFSTDDRMPFEVFADQLIKAYQTEGYMEENQSMLITTVSDKSSDKKTKQELDQALNSIVKKAVVQYPVAITVSETNEEVRNKAKQLGVSSGKYSAFQEATKNDKHLKEEKIKEVKFQELKVNATSSKDIKSVPHPRKIKAAPHEVKVKPVNNGEKKEINQRSVKKPQENLVKPKKNTNEKRDRKEREIRSKSNNKKEPKQQKEKSIEPKMTKEPVRSSKQDKDDYQPKELRIENKQQDKNHNKRNNGSDRKKDDKRQQWDDDRHHRDDQRYSKSEHEKQEKKHKH from the coding sequence TTGAAGAACGGCAGCGGCATCGTTATTGAAGTTCAGAATAAAAAAGCAACTCTTCTTATGAAGGATGGGACTTTTGTTACAGTAAGAGTACCAGCAGGGAAAAGACCTCTTGTAGGTAATGAGTATCAGGCTTCTTATTTTTTTAGCAAAAAAAGAAGTCTTTTTGTGCTGCCATCTATTTCGTTTTCAGTCGCAGCTTTAATTGCCTTTCTCGTAATTTCAAGCCTAATGCCTAATAGCAGTCATTCTGCTGCGGCTGCTTATGTGAGCTTTGATATCAACCCAAGCCTTGAGGTTGGCGTTGACGATGAAATGAGAGTCGTTGAAATGGATGCTTTTAACGATGAAGCAAAGAAAATCATAAAAAAATATAATTTTTCTACAGATGATCGAATGCCGTTTGAAGTATTTGCAGATCAACTGATTAAAGCTTATCAGACAGAAGGATATATGGAAGAGAATCAATCTATGCTGATTACAACAGTATCCGATAAATCGAGTGATAAGAAAACGAAGCAGGAATTAGATCAGGCGCTGAATTCTATTGTGAAAAAAGCAGTCGTCCAATATCCTGTTGCAATTACTGTTTCTGAAACGAACGAAGAAGTTCGAAATAAAGCCAAACAATTAGGTGTATCTTCAGGTAAATACTCAGCATTCCAGGAAGCAACCAAGAACGATAAACACCTTAAAGAAGAAAAAATTAAAGAAGTGAAGTTTCAAGAACTTAAAGTGAATGCCACTTCTTCTAAAGATATTAAATCCGTTCCACACCCTCGTAAAATAAAGGCTGCACCACATGAAGTCAAAGTAAAGCCTGTTAATAATGGTGAGAAAAAAGAAATTAACCAGCGTTCGGTTAAAAAGCCACAAGAAAACCTTGTAAAGCCTAAAAAAAATACGAATGAAAAACGGGATAGGAAAGAGCGCGAAATAAGAAGTAAGTCTAATAACAAAAAAGAGCCTAAGCAACAAAAAGAAAAAAGTATAGAACCTAAAATGACGAAAGAACCTGTCAGATCTTCAAAACAGGATAAGGATGATTATCAACCAAAAGAGCTTAGAATAGAAAATAAACAGCAGGATAAAAATCACAACAAGCGAAATAACGGAAGCGATCGTAAGAAAGACGATAAGAGACAGCAATGGGATGATGACAGACATCATAGAGATGATCAAAGATATTCTAAAAGTGAACATGAGAAGCAAGAAAAGAAACATAAACACTAA
- a CDS encoding general stress protein has protein sequence MEKTEPKMSRADAGRLGGEKTSKSRGKEFYQQIGKKGGTATSKKHSTTFFQEIGKKGGSSTSNSHNKTFYQEIGKKGGTATSQSQDKSFYQKIGSKGGSAERNKFS, from the coding sequence ATGGAAAAAACAGAACCTAAAATGAGCCGCGCTGATGCTGGCAGATTAGGCGGAGAGAAAACATCCAAATCACGCGGAAAAGAATTCTATCAACAGATCGGAAAAAAGGGCGGTACAGCCACATCAAAAAAACATAGCACAACTTTCTTTCAAGAGATCGGGAAAAAAGGTGGCAGTTCTACTTCTAACTCACATAATAAAACGTTTTATCAGGAAATCGGTAAAAAAGGCGGTACAGCCACATCCCAAAGCCAAGATAAAAGTTTTTATCAAAAGATCGGATCAAAAGGCGGAAGTGCCGAACGAAACAAATTTAGCTAA
- a CDS encoding toprim domain-containing protein has protein sequence MNEIKNKVIIVEGKSDKDKLAAILDEPVEIICTNGTLGLDKLEELALAIEDRDVYILVDADDAGHKLRKQLQRELPNAEHLYINKMYREVAKTPLMYLAKVLVGAHFNIQKNCLG, from the coding sequence ATGAATGAAATCAAAAACAAAGTAATCATTGTCGAAGGTAAATCAGATAAGGATAAGTTAGCTGCAATCCTGGATGAACCGGTTGAAATTATTTGTACGAATGGAACTTTAGGTTTGGATAAATTAGAAGAGCTTGCATTAGCCATTGAAGATCGAGATGTTTATATCTTGGTCGATGCTGATGATGCTGGCCATAAGCTAAGAAAACAACTGCAACGTGAATTGCCGAATGCAGAGCATTTATATATTAATAAGATGTACAGAGAAGTTGCTAAGACACCTCTAATGTACCTCGCCAAGGTATTGGTAGGTGCACACTTTAATATTCAAAAGAATTGTTTAGGATAA
- a CDS encoding methionine ABC transporter ATP-binding protein gives MINLQSVRKVFQTKDGEVKAVDTVDLNIKQGEIYGIIGYSGAGKSTLIRILNMLERPTSGTVTIGGKNMSELSSKKLREARQEISMIFQHFNLLWSRTVRENIAFPLEIAGYPKAKIKQRVDELIDLVGLEGRGGSYPSQLSGGQKQRVGIARALANEPKVLLCDEATSALDPKTTDSILDLLVEINQKLNLTIVLITHEMHVIRKICHRVAVMEQGRVVEEGDVLNVFKNPTEPITKDFVKQVTEPEETVDTIKQFISEFPEGRIVQLTFIGGRAGQPLITELIRKYEVDVNILQGKITQTQNGPYGTLFIQIKGTESALARAMEFLNSVQVEVEVIHNA, from the coding sequence TTGATTAATTTACAGTCAGTCCGTAAAGTCTTTCAAACCAAAGATGGCGAAGTAAAGGCTGTTGATACGGTAGATTTAAACATAAAGCAAGGAGAGATATACGGAATCATCGGCTATAGTGGTGCAGGTAAAAGTACACTGATCCGAATCCTTAACATGCTAGAGCGTCCGACTAGCGGTACGGTTACGATTGGTGGCAAAAACATGTCCGAGCTGTCATCGAAGAAGTTAAGAGAAGCAAGACAAGAAATCTCCATGATCTTTCAGCACTTTAACTTATTATGGTCCCGTACAGTACGAGAAAACATTGCTTTTCCTCTTGAAATTGCCGGTTATCCAAAAGCTAAGATCAAGCAGCGTGTTGATGAGCTGATCGACCTAGTTGGTTTGGAAGGTCGTGGCGGGTCCTACCCATCACAACTAAGTGGTGGACAAAAGCAGCGTGTAGGTATCGCGCGTGCTCTTGCTAATGAGCCAAAAGTACTTTTATGTGATGAAGCAACTTCAGCACTAGATCCTAAAACAACCGACAGCATTCTTGATCTGCTTGTGGAAATCAATCAAAAGTTAAATCTGACAATCGTTCTTATTACACATGAGATGCATGTGATCAGAAAGATTTGTCACCGTGTAGCTGTAATGGAACAGGGGAGAGTAGTAGAAGAAGGCGATGTTTTAAATGTCTTTAAAAACCCGACAGAACCAATCACGAAGGATTTTGTGAAACAAGTAACAGAACCTGAAGAAACGGTAGATACGATTAAACAGTTCATTTCCGAGTTCCCTGAAGGTCGAATCGTTCAACTTACTTTTATCGGTGGACGAGCTGGGCAGCCATTAATTACGGAACTGATTCGTAAGTATGAAGTGGACGTTAATATTCTACAAGGAAAGATTACACAAACTCAGAATGGACCTTATGGGACGTTGTTTATTCAGATTAAAGGTACAGAATCTGCACTAGCTCGTGCTATGGAGTTTTTAAACAGTGTGCAGGTTGAAGTAGAGGTGATTCATAATGCTTAG
- a CDS encoding acyl-CoA dehydrogenase family protein, which yields MSNTAEKQIIGGSFLIEDISAADIYTPEDFSEEHLMIAKTTEDFVVKEVVPQLEKMEDHDFTVSRKLLTKAGELGLLGADVPEEYGGLGLDKISSSLITEKFARGRGFSISYGAHVGIGSLPIVLFGNEEQKKKYLPELATGEKIAAYALTEPGSGSDALGARTTAKLNAEGTHYVLNGEKQWITNSAFADVFVVYAKIDGEQFTAFIVERDYKGVSTGPEEKKMGIKSSSTRTLILEDVEVPKENLLWEAGKGHLIAFNILNIGRYKLALGCVGAAKRAFEVSVKYANERQQFKRKISSFSLIQEKLANMAVQTYAAESSVYRTVGLFENRLGALSEEKQKDGRELAKAIAEYAIECSLNKVSASEVLDYVVDEGVQIHGGYGFMSEYEIEGAYRDSRINRIFEGTNEINRLLVPGTLVKKAMKNELPLIQKATQLQQELMMLMPVEVGTESLDQEKYLVSMAKKIFLMTAGLAVQKFGPKLEQEQEVLSNLADIISEVYNMESVLLRTEKAIKRSGAEKAKQKLLYTEVYCQEAFNRIEAHAKESIIAVEEGDMLRMMLSALKKLTRHTPINVIKKKRELAVQLLEEERYIV from the coding sequence ATGTCGAATACAGCAGAAAAACAAATCATTGGTGGAAGCTTTTTAATCGAAGATATTTCAGCAGCAGATATTTACACACCGGAGGATTTTTCAGAAGAACACTTGATGATTGCGAAAACAACGGAAGATTTTGTTGTGAAAGAAGTTGTACCTCAACTTGAAAAGATGGAAGATCACGATTTTACAGTTTCTCGTAAGTTATTAACAAAAGCTGGGGAGCTAGGTCTTCTAGGAGCAGATGTTCCTGAAGAGTATGGTGGCTTAGGATTAGATAAGATTTCTTCTTCACTCATCACTGAAAAGTTCGCACGCGGACGCGGCTTCTCAATCAGCTATGGAGCACACGTAGGAATCGGCTCACTTCCTATCGTTCTTTTTGGAAACGAGGAACAAAAGAAAAAATACCTACCTGAACTCGCAACAGGTGAGAAAATTGCAGCTTACGCATTAACTGAGCCAGGTTCTGGATCGGATGCACTTGGCGCAAGAACGACGGCAAAGCTAAATGCTGAAGGTACTCACTATGTATTGAACGGTGAGAAGCAGTGGATCACAAACTCTGCATTCGCTGACGTTTTTGTAGTATACGCAAAAATCGATGGTGAGCAGTTCACTGCATTCATCGTTGAAAGAGATTATAAAGGTGTTTCTACAGGACCAGAAGAAAAGAAGATGGGAATCAAGAGTTCTTCAACCCGTACTCTTATCTTAGAAGATGTAGAAGTACCAAAGGAAAATCTGTTATGGGAAGCAGGTAAAGGGCATCTGATTGCCTTTAATATCCTAAACATCGGTCGCTACAAGTTAGCATTAGGATGTGTAGGAGCAGCCAAACGAGCTTTTGAAGTATCTGTAAAGTACGCGAACGAGCGTCAACAATTCAAGCGTAAAATCAGTTCGTTTAGCCTTATTCAAGAAAAGCTTGCAAACATGGCTGTTCAAACGTATGCAGCTGAAAGTTCTGTGTACCGAACTGTTGGTCTTTTTGAAAACCGTCTAGGCGCGTTATCCGAAGAAAAACAAAAAGATGGACGTGAATTAGCTAAAGCAATCGCAGAGTATGCGATTGAATGTTCACTGAACAAAGTATCAGCTTCAGAAGTGTTAGACTATGTAGTAGATGAAGGCGTTCAGATCCATGGAGGTTACGGCTTTATGTCTGAATATGAGATCGAAGGTGCATACCGCGACTCTCGTATCAACCGAATCTTCGAAGGAACGAACGAGATCAACCGTTTGTTAGTACCAGGAACGCTTGTAAAAAAAGCGATGAAAAACGAGCTGCCACTTATTCAAAAAGCTACTCAGCTTCAACAAGAGCTTATGATGCTAATGCCTGTTGAAGTAGGTACGGAAAGCTTGGATCAGGAAAAATATCTTGTGTCTATGGCAAAGAAAATTTTCTTGATGACAGCTGGATTAGCGGTTCAAAAGTTTGGACCAAAGTTAGAGCAAGAACAAGAAGTATTATCGAACTTAGCAGATATCATTAGTGAAGTGTACAACATGGAATCTGTTCTCTTGCGTACTGAAAAAGCAATCAAAAGATCTGGAGCTGAAAAGGCAAAACAAAAGCTGTTATACACAGAAGTGTATTGCCAAGAAGCATTCAACCGCATTGAAGCTCACGCAAAAGAATCCATCATTGCTGTTGAAGAAGGCGACATGCTCCGCATGATGCTGTCCGCGTTAAAGAAACTGACGCGTCACACACCAATTAATGTAATTAAGAAGAAGCGCGAACTAGCAGTTCAGCTTCTTGAAGAAGAACGCTATATCGTTTAA
- a CDS encoding YusG family protein, with protein MNQDRRDVTSRVFGKMKGGSMSLYLDKDEIGQIRFTNQGNMYEMAEGFEFDADKIYKREKPVELPNPSKYVDECDKGWC; from the coding sequence ATGAACCAAGATAGACGAGATGTTACATCAAGAGTTTTTGGTAAAATGAAAGGCGGATCTATGTCGCTTTATTTAGATAAGGATGAGATTGGTCAGATTCGCTTTACGAATCAAGGAAACATGTATGAGATGGCTGAGGGTTTTGAATTTGATGCTGACAAGATATATAAACGTGAAAAACCTGTAGAATTACCAAACCCCTCAAAGTATGTGGACGAGTGTGATAAAGGCTGGTGCTGA
- a CDS encoding PQQ-dependent sugar dehydrogenase, translated as MKRNWYSLLTAFCLISGCSPSNKDEVSPSSKEIMSKHLNIPWQINGTPKQMWISERTGGLVLLGPKQKKTSYSPKFSEALADGGEGGFLGFLLDQNYDSNKIAYGYYTYKKSNRLINRVVEMRFENEEWKESRILLDHIPGGYTHNGGRMEWGPDQKLYITTGDSGEEELSQSLDSLAGKILRVNKDGSVPEDNPFYPSPIYTYGHRNPQGMTWDEKGTMFAAEHGSSNYDEINRIEGGKNYGWPIIRGDEKKEGLESPWIHSGSDTWAPSGIDYKNGHLFVAALRGESVMKVSTSSKKITSIVSNEGRIRDILIDGNKMFVVTNNKDGRGQPSSDDDVLLSVSLEKVME; from the coding sequence ATGAAAAGAAATTGGTACAGTCTTCTTACTGCCTTTTGCCTGATAAGTGGTTGTAGTCCTTCAAATAAAGATGAAGTAAGTCCGTCATCAAAAGAAATCATGAGTAAACATTTAAATATTCCATGGCAAATAAATGGCACCCCAAAACAGATGTGGATCAGTGAACGTACCGGGGGGCTTGTTTTACTAGGACCAAAACAAAAAAAGACCTCTTATTCCCCAAAATTTTCAGAAGCTTTAGCTGATGGCGGGGAGGGAGGTTTTCTTGGCTTTCTTTTAGACCAAAATTACGACAGCAATAAAATAGCTTATGGATACTATACGTATAAAAAATCAAACCGTTTAATAAATCGGGTTGTTGAGATGCGTTTTGAAAATGAAGAATGGAAAGAAAGCAGAATCCTTCTTGATCATATTCCTGGTGGATACACACACAATGGAGGAAGAATGGAGTGGGGACCCGATCAGAAACTGTATATTACAACGGGAGATAGCGGGGAAGAAGAGCTCTCTCAGAGTTTAGACAGCCTAGCTGGGAAAATTTTAAGGGTTAACAAGGATGGTTCCGTTCCAGAGGACAATCCATTTTATCCTTCTCCCATCTATACATATGGTCATCGAAACCCACAAGGAATGACATGGGATGAAAAAGGTACGATGTTTGCGGCTGAACATGGTTCATCAAACTATGATGAAATAAATAGAATTGAAGGTGGAAAAAATTACGGATGGCCAATCATTCGTGGTGACGAAAAAAAGGAAGGGCTAGAATCACCTTGGATACACTCTGGCAGTGACACGTGGGCACCTTCTGGAATCGACTATAAAAACGGACATTTGTTTGTCGCAGCATTGCGAGGCGAAAGTGTTATGAAGGTCAGCACTTCCTCTAAAAAGATAACCTCAATTGTTTCCAATGAAGGACGTATTCGTGATATCCTTATTGATGGTAACAAAATGTTTGTTGTAACGAACAACAAAGATGGAAGAGGGCAGCCATCAAGCGATGACGATGTGCTGCTAAGTGTATCACTAGAAAAAGTAATGGAGTAA
- a CDS encoding arsenate reductase family protein, translating into MLLKVYEYPKCSTCQKAKKWLKENDVAFEPIHIVENPPSADELKKLIDLSGLEIKKFFNTSGLKYRELGMKEKMKTATEEELLEILASDGMLIKRPIATDGKQVTVGFKEEQYENTWKK; encoded by the coding sequence ATGCTACTGAAAGTGTATGAATATCCAAAATGCTCAACTTGCCAAAAAGCAAAAAAATGGCTAAAAGAAAATGATGTAGCCTTTGAGCCTATACATATTGTGGAGAACCCGCCTTCTGCTGATGAATTGAAGAAACTAATCGATCTGAGTGGCTTAGAGATCAAAAAGTTCTTTAATACGAGCGGATTGAAGTATCGTGAGTTGGGTATGAAAGAAAAGATGAAAACCGCTACAGAAGAAGAACTGCTTGAAATCTTGGCCAGTGATGGCATGCTGATTAAAAGGCCGATTGCAACAGATGGTAAGCAAGTCACAGTAGGGTTTAAAGAAGAGCAGTACGAAAACACGTGGAAAAAATAA
- a CDS encoding thioredoxin family protein, with translation MKEITRKNWENVIEQSLHHPYFLYLETPLCGTCKMGKKMFEVAVETIRVQKDENIAVGVSNINEMPELAAKYGVTSVPCLLILSRGIAIDRIYALQSAGNIYQSMLKLVEKEYKG, from the coding sequence ATGAAAGAAATCACTCGAAAAAATTGGGAAAACGTTATTGAACAATCGCTGCATCACCCGTACTTTTTATACTTAGAGACTCCGCTTTGTGGAACTTGTAAGATGGGGAAGAAGATGTTTGAGGTCGCTGTCGAAACGATACGCGTTCAAAAAGACGAAAATATAGCTGTAGGTGTTAGCAATATTAATGAGATGCCAGAGCTTGCCGCCAAATATGGGGTAACCAGCGTACCATGTTTACTCATTCTTTCTAGAGGAATTGCTATCGATCGTATTTATGCACTTCAATCTGCCGGAAATATCTATCAATCCATGTTGAAACTAGTGGAAAAGGAATATAAAGGATGA